From Bacteriovorax sp. BAL6_X, the proteins below share one genomic window:
- a CDS encoding fatty acid CoA ligase family protein produces MNIAHRIEDWAQKTPDKVCIKFPRKTGSGYHYDELSFKEFNDLSSHYSAALSLEGIQKGDKVLLFVRPSFDFPALTFALFKIGAIPILIDPGMGLKNLFKAIKDARPDYLIAVNIVHILRMFKKDSFKTIKKFFTTEAKILPHLTTIRSLKEKDQLEYETQKVEGSDLAAILFTSGGTGRPKGVEYTHEIFNRQTDVLQELFDLTPEDVDVPGFPLFSFFTMSMGMTSVIPDMNPSKPAKCNPEALVKNINDNGATFIAGSPAIWERVGDYLEKTNQTLKSVKHIVMFGAPVRNEVHEKLIARLEREDADTYTPYGATECLPVSCFNGREVLTNTQFETAQGGGTCIGRACPGVEVRIIKDVDGAIQDIKDTKQLATGMVGEIIVRSKTATAAYHELPDKTKEAKIYDGYTFWHRMGDLGKLDTQGRVWFFGRKAHQVKAHATTYYPISTEAIFNKHPQVNKSALIWILRNNRVRPALTIEPIGRVLNKSRLKQELKVMANKYSHTKDIDEIFICSKFPVDIRHNIKIDRKALAQMAQQGKLR; encoded by the coding sequence TAAGTCTAGAAGGTATCCAAAAAGGAGATAAGGTTCTTCTCTTTGTTAGGCCATCATTTGATTTCCCGGCCCTTACATTTGCTCTATTTAAAATTGGTGCAATTCCTATCTTAATAGATCCGGGAATGGGATTAAAAAATCTTTTCAAAGCAATTAAAGACGCAAGACCAGACTATTTAATTGCTGTTAATATTGTTCATATTCTAAGAATGTTTAAAAAGGACAGCTTTAAGACTATTAAGAAGTTCTTCACGACAGAAGCTAAAATCCTTCCACACTTAACAACAATAAGATCGTTAAAAGAAAAGGATCAACTTGAGTATGAAACACAAAAAGTAGAAGGTAGTGACCTTGCTGCCATTCTCTTTACTTCAGGAGGAACAGGAAGACCAAAGGGTGTTGAGTACACACATGAAATCTTTAATCGTCAAACAGATGTATTACAAGAGTTATTTGACTTAACACCTGAAGACGTCGATGTTCCGGGCTTCCCACTCTTTTCATTCTTTACAATGTCCATGGGTATGACAAGTGTGATTCCTGATATGAATCCAAGTAAACCTGCAAAGTGTAACCCAGAAGCACTTGTTAAAAATATCAATGATAATGGTGCCACTTTTATTGCTGGGTCTCCAGCGATCTGGGAGCGTGTTGGAGACTATCTAGAAAAAACAAATCAGACTCTTAAAAGCGTAAAGCATATTGTCATGTTTGGTGCTCCTGTTAGAAATGAAGTACATGAGAAACTAATAGCGCGCCTAGAAAGAGAAGATGCAGATACGTACACACCATATGGAGCAACAGAGTGTTTACCTGTTAGTTGCTTTAATGGACGAGAAGTCTTAACCAACACACAGTTTGAAACGGCACAAGGTGGTGGTACTTGTATTGGACGAGCTTGCCCAGGAGTAGAAGTTAGAATCATCAAAGATGTCGATGGCGCAATTCAAGACATTAAAGATACAAAGCAACTTGCTACGGGAATGGTCGGAGAAATCATCGTACGAAGTAAAACAGCTACTGCTGCCTACCATGAACTTCCTGACAAAACGAAAGAAGCTAAAATTTATGACGGTTATACTTTTTGGCACCGAATGGGTGATCTTGGAAAGCTAGATACTCAAGGACGTGTTTGGTTCTTTGGTAGAAAGGCCCATCAGGTAAAGGCCCATGCAACGACATATTATCCTATTTCAACAGAGGCCATTTTTAATAAGCATCCACAAGTTAATAAATCTGCACTAATTTGGATTCTTAGAAATAATCGAGTGCGTCCAGCACTAACAATAGAGCCAATAGGTAGAGTTCTCAATAAGTCTAGACTTAAACAAGAGCTTAAAGTGATGGCCAATAAGTATAGTCACACAAAAGATATCGATGAGATTTTTATTTGTTCTAAATTCCCAGTCGATATTAGACATAATATTAAAATTGATCGCAAGGCTTTAGCTCAAATGGCCCAGCAAGGAAAACTGAGGTAA
- a CDS encoding NAD-dependent epimerase/dehydratase family protein, with the protein MKILVTGATGFLGHHIAKDLLREGHEIINFSRRHTSEIQELGIRTHQGDLTNFQDIKEALRDIDAVFHVAGKVGMWGRKQDFEKINIDGTRNLLKAMKEVGVKYLVYTSTPSVVFGKEEIKNGDESLAYPEIYLNEYARTKSVAERLVLESNSAQLLTTAIRPHLIYGERDKNIIPTLVERAKSGRLKIIGQGNNLVDINYVENASLAHVMALKELIAEAKNQGKAYFIGQERPVNLWHFINEILMAKGVAPLTKKVSLKLVYFIGAICEFIYKVIGKYEGQPAMTRFVALQMGTSHYFKHDNALKDFGYSPKISIKESIEKIKN; encoded by the coding sequence ATGAAAATTCTTGTCACTGGTGCTACAGGCTTTCTTGGCCATCATATTGCGAAAGACCTTCTCAGAGAGGGCCATGAGATCATTAATTTCTCAAGACGTCACACAAGTGAAATCCAAGAGCTTGGCATAAGAACACATCAAGGTGATTTAACAAATTTTCAAGATATCAAAGAGGCCCTTAGAGATATTGACGCTGTTTTTCACGTTGCCGGAAAAGTAGGTATGTGGGGAAGGAAGCAAGACTTTGAAAAGATCAATATCGACGGAACAAGAAATCTTCTAAAAGCAATGAAGGAAGTTGGTGTTAAATACCTGGTTTATACAAGTACACCTAGTGTTGTCTTTGGAAAAGAAGAAATTAAAAATGGTGATGAGTCACTTGCCTATCCTGAAATCTACCTTAATGAATATGCAAGAACAAAATCAGTTGCAGAAAGACTTGTCTTAGAATCAAATTCTGCACAGCTATTAACAACTGCAATTAGGCCACACCTCATATACGGTGAAAGAGATAAGAATATCATCCCTACTTTAGTAGAAAGAGCAAAGAGTGGACGTTTAAAGATTATAGGACAAGGCAATAACTTAGTGGATATCAACTATGTTGAAAATGCTTCACTAGCACATGTTATGGCACTAAAAGAACTTATAGCTGAAGCAAAGAATCAAGGAAAAGCTTACTTTATTGGCCAAGAGCGTCCAGTAAATCTATGGCACTTTATCAATGAGATTTTAATGGCAAAAGGTGTTGCACCATTAACAAAGAAAGTTTCGTTAAAGCTAGTTTATTTTATTGGAGCAATTTGTGAGTTCATTTACAAGGTAATTGGCAAATATGAGGGACAGCCGGCAATGACAAGATTTGTGGCCTTACAAATGGGAACTTCACATTACTTTAAACATGACAACGCTCTAAAGGACTTTGGCTACTCCCCTAAAATTTCAATTAAAGAATCAATTGAGAAGATAAAAAACTAA
- a CDS encoding undecaprenyl-diphosphate phosphatase: MTLWMAVVYGIIQGLTEFLPVSSSGHLALLPFIYDFKDPGIFFDLAMHVGTALAVGIYFFNDVKRIVKNAVLFLIPGKYCDNFTKNYLIATFFTGFFALILKSTAESYGRNEVFIAFNLAFFGILLFISDRIGKTNKNMEGFRASSSIVIGLSQVLAIFPGVSRSGITITAARFLGLSKEDASSFSFLLSLPLIFAAFLLKTYNLMGNPQGAQFDVLSCVVGVVVSFAVGLATIHFFMKLIKRIQFGYFLIYRLVLSALVFYLLN; this comes from the coding sequence ATGACATTATGGATGGCAGTCGTCTATGGAATAATTCAAGGGCTAACAGAGTTTTTACCAGTTTCTAGCTCAGGGCATCTCGCACTTTTACCTTTTATCTATGATTTTAAAGACCCTGGTATTTTCTTTGACCTTGCCATGCACGTTGGTACGGCATTGGCCGTAGGGATTTACTTCTTTAATGATGTGAAAAGAATCGTAAAAAATGCCGTGTTATTTCTTATACCCGGGAAATATTGTGACAACTTCACTAAAAACTATCTAATCGCAACTTTCTTTACAGGATTCTTTGCACTTATTTTAAAATCAACGGCCGAAAGCTATGGCCGTAATGAAGTCTTTATTGCTTTTAACTTGGCCTTTTTTGGAATTCTTCTTTTCATTTCAGATCGAATTGGAAAAACAAATAAGAATATGGAAGGCTTTAGGGCCTCCTCTTCAATTGTGATAGGACTCTCTCAAGTGCTTGCTATTTTTCCGGGGGTTTCTCGTTCGGGAATTACGATTACTGCAGCGAGATTTTTGGGGCTATCAAAGGAAGATGCATCTTCTTTTTCATTTTTACTTTCACTGCCATTAATCTTTGCGGCCTTCTTGTTGAAGACATATAACCTTATGGGCAATCCTCAGGGAGCGCAATTTGATGTACTAAGTTGTGTTGTAGGTGTTGTCGTTTCATTTGCCGTAGGACTTGCCACAATTCACTTTTTTATGAAGCTAATTAAGAGAATCCAGTTTGGATACTTTTTAATATACAGGCTAGTTTTAAGTGCTTTAGTTTTTTATCTTCTCAATTGA
- a CDS encoding lipoprotein, with the protein MKFVVRIVKNKKELLHTLGIIGCISILTSSCVVDQASSSREGSGGSALSNTQDTVSANYGRVLTANPLVLSDYTADENTDLSTLITRSPIYITSNEYLTKSCSLIGDCLEVTEDAGVSAFQNESRKWAFPVTTTEFLQINAFYHTAKVIDTYLGDITTYVFDRLNQVSYDSSVPTNTDLHKAYWNASNKAKLVVHADASLRKNASFDPSNFLIKLGYIPGYQNIKMAQDPSVIYHEFGHAIVDRLMNHRNRAFNAAFCLNTQNPVCLEESALGYFGHDEAYSINEGIADYFSYFTNNREHMGEWGLGKFANASRPISEDDSMHIAGISTDEDSRLSYPEYLGYDVYNTEARVDDIHVDGQIISHLLVALTKELSNRCTGNIGDAKKLVFYALVESLGELGDLSAQAKDGLSGQINLDQDYAKEWLKSVNPINFRRFSQSLARNVYNITNSQYNLCTYQNFSKDNLEQLFDSYGLLLFRTYNNNFNSVSTTNITVNPLNRKKTELINKNLLVKDTRSSYSSLSVFDIRSSVYQTIQNQMDVGEVTTVDARYNNGNGKVSPGEIVGLFVSVYNNSSSIMAGTRVLASDWAHMQDGVPCSNLSDGYPSISQGGRVCDPLSETNYNDTGRIMPVCMLTYNDGTSTKLLNQHEFLKKMKSDIGLLEKDCLGQGEDRTQDDLNNCFVKAIPSTNVQNIPFMAPKSNWQETMQAEQGTPLFTDSNIMFFEINKNIPLGTEVSCRLRMTFANCEDCYHDLTSTNYDDFKDFEFAGEEPFSILNINFTVEQ; encoded by the coding sequence TTGAAATTTGTGGTACGTATAGTTAAAAATAAAAAAGAACTACTTCATACACTAGGGATTATAGGGTGTATCAGTATCCTTACAAGCTCATGTGTGGTCGATCAGGCTTCTTCATCACGAGAAGGCTCAGGCGGTTCTGCGCTAAGTAATACTCAAGATACTGTATCAGCAAATTATGGACGTGTTTTAACGGCCAATCCCCTAGTCCTTAGTGATTACACTGCAGATGAGAATACAGACCTTTCAACTCTAATCACTCGCTCACCTATTTATATTACCAGTAATGAGTATTTAACAAAATCTTGCTCACTGATTGGAGACTGTCTAGAAGTAACAGAGGATGCCGGAGTTTCGGCATTTCAAAATGAATCAAGAAAATGGGCATTTCCTGTTACTACTACTGAATTCTTACAAATCAACGCTTTTTATCATACGGCAAAAGTCATCGATACCTACCTGGGTGATATTACAACATATGTCTTTGACCGCCTTAACCAAGTCTCTTACGACTCATCAGTTCCAACAAATACTGATTTACATAAGGCCTATTGGAATGCTTCAAATAAAGCAAAACTTGTCGTTCATGCCGATGCAAGTCTAAGAAAGAACGCCAGCTTTGATCCAAGTAATTTCCTTATTAAACTAGGTTATATTCCTGGTTATCAAAATATCAAGATGGCCCAGGACCCATCTGTTATTTATCACGAATTTGGTCACGCTATAGTTGATCGTCTAATGAACCATAGAAACAGGGCCTTCAATGCAGCATTTTGTTTAAATACACAAAACCCAGTTTGCCTAGAAGAGTCAGCTCTTGGTTATTTTGGACACGATGAGGCCTACTCGATTAATGAAGGTATTGCCGATTACTTCTCTTACTTCACTAACAACAGAGAACATATGGGAGAATGGGGCCTAGGAAAGTTCGCAAATGCTTCACGCCCTATCTCAGAAGACGATTCAATGCATATTGCAGGGATCTCAACCGATGAAGACTCAAGACTTAGTTATCCAGAATATCTCGGATACGATGTATATAATACGGAAGCACGTGTTGACGATATCCACGTTGATGGCCAAATTATCAGTCACCTACTTGTTGCTTTAACAAAAGAACTTAGTAATCGTTGTACAGGAAATATTGGTGATGCCAAAAAGCTAGTTTTCTACGCTCTTGTGGAGTCATTAGGTGAGCTTGGAGACCTTTCAGCGCAAGCAAAAGATGGACTATCTGGGCAAATCAACCTAGATCAAGACTATGCAAAAGAATGGCTTAAGTCGGTAAACCCGATTAACTTCAGACGCTTTTCTCAATCACTTGCTCGAAATGTCTACAATATCACAAATAGTCAGTACAACCTTTGTACGTACCAGAACTTCTCTAAGGACAACTTAGAGCAGTTATTCGATTCATACGGATTACTACTTTTTAGAACTTATAATAATAACTTCAATTCAGTTTCAACAACAAATATCACTGTTAACCCACTAAATCGTAAGAAGACGGAACTTATTAACAAAAATCTTCTTGTTAAAGATACACGCTCTTCATACTCATCATTGAGTGTATTTGATATTCGTTCGTCAGTATATCAAACAATTCAAAATCAAATGGATGTTGGAGAAGTAACGACGGTCGATGCAAGATATAACAATGGAAATGGCAAGGTTTCACCAGGAGAGATCGTAGGACTATTTGTTAGCGTCTATAATAACTCAAGCTCTATTATGGCCGGAACCAGAGTACTGGCGTCAGATTGGGCCCATATGCAAGATGGTGTACCTTGTTCAAACTTAAGTGATGGCTACCCTTCTATTTCTCAAGGCGGAAGGGTTTGTGATCCATTAAGTGAGACAAACTATAACGATACTGGAAGAATCATGCCTGTATGTATGCTTACATATAATGACGGCACAAGTACAAAACTCCTAAATCAACATGAGTTCTTAAAGAAAATGAAATCAGATATTGGACTACTTGAAAAAGACTGCTTAGGACAAGGTGAAGATCGCACGCAAGATGATTTAAATAATTGCTTTGTAAAGGCCATCCCAAGTACAAATGTACAAAACATTCCTTTCATGGCACCAAAATCGAACTGGCAAGAGACAATGCAAGCAGAGCAAGGAACCCCTCTATTTACAGACTCAAATATTATGTTCTTTGAGATCAATAAGAATATCCCTCTAGGGACAGAAGTTTCATGTCGCCTACGTATGACATTTGCAAACTGTGAAGATTGTTACCACGATCTGACAAGTACTAATTATGATGACTTCAAAGATTTTGAATTTGCAGGAGAAGAACCTTTTAGCATTTTAAATATTAACTTTACGGTTGAGCAATAG
- a CDS encoding cytochrome c: MKLTALALITLGIFSMNTAHAQSAAKGKTLYSRCISCHGDNGEGKKSMNAPRIAGQYDWYIYSSLVQFKTGERKNPDMLPFIKGLNDSDFKDLAAYISTL, from the coding sequence ATGAAGTTAACGGCCCTTGCACTTATCACACTAGGTATTTTTTCGATGAATACTGCTCACGCTCAAAGCGCGGCCAAAGGTAAGACTCTATACTCACGCTGTATTTCATGTCATGGTGATAATGGAGAAGGAAAGAAGTCGATGAACGCTCCTCGTATTGCGGGACAGTACGACTGGTATATTTACTCATCACTTGTTCAGTTTAAAACTGGTGAAAGAAAGAACCCAGATATGTTACCATTTATTAAAGGTCTGAACGACTCAGACTTTAAAGATCTTGCTGCTTATATCTCTACGCTATAA
- a CDS encoding heparan-alpha-glucosaminide N-acetyltransferase has product MTQDSQTIKKRYHLIDLTRGIAVILMIIFHFTYDLDVFGFVDIEFFRPGFWYYLPRLIVTLFMFSVGVSICMAHPGKIHPRPYLIRQAKIGIAAIIISISTYFMFPKNWIYFGTLHCIFFTTLLITPLRKKPWISAALAILILALEATPYAIPFPEMDHASLDFIAVFPWAAISLLGITFFHLGWHKIEYRQWRLIRSIQFLGKHSFLIYVTHQIFLYSIVYIAYKIIKSAPLL; this is encoded by the coding sequence ATGACACAAGATTCGCAGACAATAAAAAAGAGATATCATCTAATCGACCTCACAAGAGGTATAGCAGTCATCTTAATGATTATCTTTCACTTTACGTATGATCTTGATGTCTTCGGATTTGTCGATATTGAATTTTTTAGACCAGGTTTTTGGTACTACCTCCCACGCCTTATTGTTACTCTTTTCATGTTCTCAGTAGGAGTATCAATATGTATGGCCCATCCTGGAAAGATTCATCCGCGTCCTTATCTAATTCGCCAAGCTAAAATTGGTATTGCGGCCATTATCATCAGTATCTCAACATATTTTATGTTTCCGAAAAACTGGATCTACTTTGGAACACTACATTGTATCTTTTTCACGACACTACTAATTACTCCTCTTAGAAAGAAACCATGGATCAGTGCAGCATTGGCCATACTCATTCTAGCACTTGAAGCAACCCCTTACGCTATCCCATTTCCAGAAATGGACCACGCATCTCTAGACTTTATCGCAGTCTTCCCATGGGCCGCTATTTCATTGCTAGGAATCACCTTCTTTCACCTTGGCTGGCATAAAATTGAATACCGCCAATGGCGTCTAATTCGCTCTATACAGTTCTTAGGAAAGCATTCGTTTCTTATCTACGTCACTCATCAAATCTTTCTCTACTCAATTGTTTATATTGCGTACAAGATCATAAAATCTGCGCCGCTTTTGTAA
- a CDS encoding cytochrome c biogenesis protein ResB yields MVSNKFNYKYFERSIGSMKFAVFIISLFSLAMIVGTFVESYYGTDFVGRLIYKTWWFMAIQFFMGLSILFAALIRLPLKKRLYGFYTIHTGLIIIGIGSFVTYIAGIDGTIHLRPMSPTRQVVLNEDVIEITRPDENTRAVLPLPYSAFDSNIDVTYKEIEIKEYIPFADKVMQWLPAKDSVNDSDNMHSSSYIISNDNVAQDFTLSLHPEAFDFQASLSMGLLSITYLPKTLAPCFSTPSDSGLILWDSRTSQCYTAEEKNIKVEETATNKRFFVIKDGENVYSFLPDLSPWALDQNLKPAMNAPIRVFSKNLFKEKPNLFLFGDSASFYDKDADKWLSQNFDNQGLMSLPWMGFTLKLVRNEKNLVPTMVPESTLPIQQNGGLVRGITRAAKIHVRDKEYWLTDDKPVSVLIDGVKTNVYLTKRSFLLPFEFTLTRFKMDKDPGTNRPASYESFVNLFTDGDTTPYHVYMNNPLKYDGFTFYQASYSQDPETGQYSSTLSVNLDQGRWIKYLGSLLLVFGSLWHYYLNYRPKRKTKDLLGLEVADGDQLGDKK; encoded by the coding sequence ATGGTAAGTAACAAGTTCAATTACAAGTACTTTGAGCGTTCAATTGGCTCAATGAAATTCGCAGTTTTTATTATTTCACTATTCTCACTTGCAATGATTGTAGGAACATTTGTAGAAAGTTATTACGGAACAGACTTCGTAGGTAGGCTTATCTATAAGACTTGGTGGTTTATGGCCATTCAATTCTTTATGGGACTCAGTATTCTATTTGCAGCACTTATTAGGCTCCCATTAAAGAAAAGACTGTATGGCTTCTACACGATACACACAGGCCTAATTATAATTGGAATTGGCTCCTTTGTTACCTATATTGCCGGAATAGATGGAACGATCCACCTACGGCCAATGAGTCCAACAAGACAAGTTGTACTTAACGAAGATGTTATCGAGATCACGCGTCCAGATGAGAATACAAGAGCAGTTCTTCCGCTTCCTTATAGTGCATTTGATAGTAATATTGACGTTACTTACAAAGAAATAGAAATTAAAGAATATATTCCATTTGCTGACAAGGTAATGCAGTGGCTCCCTGCCAAAGATAGTGTTAATGACTCAGATAATATGCACTCATCAAGTTATATTATTTCAAATGATAATGTGGCCCAGGACTTCACATTAAGTCTTCACCCTGAAGCATTTGATTTTCAAGCTTCACTTAGCATGGGACTTTTAAGTATTACCTACCTACCAAAAACTCTTGCCCCATGCTTTTCAACACCGAGTGATAGTGGCCTAATCCTTTGGGATTCAAGAACGTCACAGTGCTATACTGCAGAGGAAAAGAATATCAAGGTTGAAGAGACTGCAACCAATAAGCGTTTCTTCGTCATTAAAGATGGAGAAAATGTATACTCATTTCTTCCGGACCTAAGTCCTTGGGCCCTTGACCAAAATCTAAAGCCAGCAATGAATGCTCCAATCAGAGTATTCTCTAAGAATCTTTTTAAAGAAAAACCAAACCTGTTTCTCTTTGGAGACTCAGCTTCTTTCTATGATAAAGATGCCGATAAGTGGCTTAGCCAGAACTTTGATAACCAAGGTCTAATGTCACTTCCTTGGATGGGTTTCACACTTAAATTAGTTCGCAATGAAAAGAACCTTGTTCCAACAATGGTCCCGGAGTCGACTCTACCAATTCAACAAAATGGTGGACTCGTTAGAGGTATAACAAGAGCAGCAAAAATTCACGTAAGAGATAAGGAATATTGGCTAACAGATGATAAGCCAGTCTCAGTACTGATTGATGGCGTAAAGACAAATGTCTATTTAACGAAAAGGTCATTTCTTCTACCATTTGAGTTCACACTAACTCGTTTTAAAATGGATAAAGACCCTGGAACGAATCGCCCGGCCAGTTACGAGAGTTTTGTGAATCTATTCACAGATGGTGACACAACTCCATATCATGTCTATATGAACAACCCTTTAAAGTATGATGGCTTCACATTCTATCAGGCCTCATACTCACAAGACCCTGAAACGGGACAATATAGCTCAACCCTATCAGTAAACCTAGATCAAGGACGCTGGATTAAATACCTAGGCTCACTCCTACTCGTATTTGGTTCTTTATGGCACTATTATTTAAACTACCGCCCAAAGAGAAAAACGAAGGACCTTTTAGGCCTTGAAGTAGCAGATGGTGACCAATTAGGAGACAAGAAATGA
- a CDS encoding cytochrome c biogenesis protein — MIKILLSLLIATSTLANVNFCNDELGKLPILQDGRIKPLTVHSKEVIHHLTGKYKAKGHSSVATFCLLSSKAFGLEAPFKLETKIEHKNTKALLGGKSSMALDDLIDENVTIRMAYQKEKVESGYKKELNKLLNKIALYQDIINGNNWQLPVRMGNEISWGPVTSFLTKEKVDALAQVSQTPFKDVFAKAKKDYIEVSGDKYLTEFLFDKLQLPKIAFALTLIGLAALVLFKKFGIALGLSALTIIVQTVYITLRVYISGRAPITNMYETVIFSGYGALLLSMIIGHFKKEKTYLYMGLAYNLCTLMMITFATNMVSPSISPLVPVLRDNFWLSTHVTTIIMSYGALALSWILANTILFKRAFTDFKVEDETYYNDLIYTTLKYGIIMLAAGIILGGVWADYSWGRFWGWDPKETWSLIVLCIYMAILHGKYTNWITNKSFSVLVAGAFMSVMMAWFGVNYILATGLHSYGFSQGGAYFLGTFFAVQTIFLILTVIKSNHKAA; from the coding sequence ATGATTAAGATTCTACTAAGTCTACTTATCGCAACAAGTACACTTGCTAACGTTAACTTTTGTAATGATGAGTTAGGAAAACTTCCTATTCTTCAAGATGGACGTATTAAACCACTTACAGTTCATTCAAAAGAAGTTATTCATCACCTGACAGGAAAGTACAAGGCCAAAGGTCACTCATCAGTAGCGACTTTCTGTCTTCTAAGTTCAAAGGCATTTGGCCTAGAAGCACCTTTTAAATTAGAAACTAAAATTGAGCACAAGAATACGAAAGCTCTTCTTGGTGGAAAAAGCTCAATGGCACTTGATGACTTAATTGATGAGAACGTCACAATTAGAATGGCCTATCAGAAAGAAAAGGTTGAATCAGGTTATAAGAAAGAGCTTAATAAGCTTCTTAATAAAATTGCTCTTTATCAAGACATCATCAATGGAAACAACTGGCAGCTACCTGTAAGAATGGGAAATGAAATCTCGTGGGGGCCGGTAACAAGCTTTTTAACAAAAGAAAAAGTCGATGCTCTTGCCCAAGTTTCACAAACACCATTTAAGGATGTCTTTGCAAAGGCCAAGAAAGACTATATCGAAGTAAGTGGTGATAAATACCTAACAGAGTTCTTATTCGATAAATTACAGCTGCCAAAGATTGCCTTTGCCCTAACTCTTATTGGCCTAGCAGCTCTAGTTCTTTTTAAGAAATTTGGAATCGCACTTGGTCTTTCAGCGCTAACGATTATTGTTCAAACAGTATATATCACTTTAAGAGTCTATATCTCAGGTCGTGCACCAATTACAAATATGTATGAGACTGTAATCTTCTCTGGCTACGGTGCTCTACTTCTTTCAATGATTATTGGACATTTTAAGAAGGAAAAAACATATCTCTACATGGGGCTTGCATACAACCTATGTACGCTTATGATGATTACATTTGCGACTAATATGGTTTCACCATCAATTAGTCCACTTGTTCCAGTACTAAGAGATAATTTCTGGCTAAGTACTCACGTAACAACAATCATTATGTCTTACGGTGCTCTGGCCCTAAGTTGGATTCTAGCAAATACAATTCTTTTTAAAAGAGCATTTACAGACTTTAAAGTAGAAGATGAGACATATTATAATGACCTAATCTACACGACTCTAAAATACGGAATCATCATGCTTGCGGCAGGGATTATCCTTGGTGGTGTCTGGGCAGATTACTCTTGGGGAAGATTTTGGGGCTGGGACCCGAAAGAGACATGGTCACTAATTGTTCTATGTATCTATATGGCGATCCTTCACGGAAAGTATACAAATTGGATCACAAATAAAAGCTTCTCTGTCCTTGTTGCAGGGGCCTTTATGAGTGTTATGATGGCATGGTTTGGAGTTAACTACATCCTTGCAACAGGACTTCACTCATACGGATTCTCTCAAGGTGGAGCATATTTCTTAGGAACGTTCTTTGCGGTTCAAACAATCTTTCTAATCTTAACAGTTATAAAATCAAATCATAAAGCAGCATAA